In the Brevinematales bacterium genome, one interval contains:
- a CDS encoding HAD family phosphatase — MIRGVIFDMDGLMIDSERLYFDVQREIAAEYGKTVRDSTLWKMMGRKSDAASEIFIDEVGLPITAMEFQTRVYDMMDARIRVDLQPMPGLFNILKELHHKYKMAIATGSIGTFMRHVVDALDIRGYFDILQPSDDIANGKPDPEIYLTVCAKMGLTPAECVVLEDSSNGARAGKNAGCFTIAVPNDHTRGQDFSFADAVVSDLHGALGIINKRAGL; from the coding sequence ATGATACGCGGCGTGATATTCGATATGGACGGGCTGATGATCGACAGCGAGCGGCTGTATTTCGACGTGCAGCGCGAGATCGCGGCGGAGTACGGGAAAACGGTGCGGGACAGCACGTTATGGAAGATGATGGGACGGAAGTCCGACGCCGCGAGTGAAATATTTATCGACGAGGTAGGGCTTCCCATCACGGCGATGGAATTCCAGACGCGGGTCTACGATATGATGGACGCGCGTATCCGGGTCGACCTTCAGCCGATGCCCGGGCTTTTTAATATACTGAAAGAACTTCACCATAAATATAAAATGGCGATAGCCACCGGGTCTATCGGGACGTTTATGCGCCATGTGGTCGACGCGCTCGATATCCGCGGGTATTTCGATATTCTCCAGCCGTCCGACGATATTGCGAACGGCAAGCCCGACCCTGAAATCTACCTGACCGTCTGCGCGAAAATGGGGCTTACCCCCGCAGAATGCGTCGTACTGGAGGATTCCTCCAACGGCGCGCGCGCGGGCAAAAACGCGGGATGTTTCACTATCGCGGTACCGAACGACCACACGCGCGGGCAGGATTTCTCGTTCGCGGACGCAGTTGTCAGCGACCTGCACGGCGCGCTCGGGATTATCAACAAGAGGGCGGGATTATGA
- a CDS encoding bifunctional riboflavin kinase/FMN adenylyltransferase, translating into MKIIESPYELPTLDHAFVTIGNFDGFHLGHRKLIESLLADSRAVPGSKRVVITFGESVIKFIAPDRFKGYLIPPELKFRILENCGFEYCLSMNFREVSGIPSDEFLDLLCRSFGNMTLYVGYNFRFGKGNTGDNDFLRAEARKRGFTLRVFDRQEINDTAIHSTVIRDLVMGGRVDEAAELLGRPYMIHSRKIHGDRIGRTIGFPTLNLAINEQVLPAIGVYFTLLYLDGRLYPSMTYIGTRPSLHAHDLRLETYLLDFDGHIPDGEYALFFIRKTRDERSVRNLEELHRLLDQDLREIRNLAALYHESTPFMEIILKSL; encoded by the coding sequence ATGAAGATTATCGAATCTCCCTATGAGCTCCCGACGCTCGATCACGCGTTCGTCACTATCGGCAACTTCGACGGGTTCCATCTCGGCCACCGCAAACTGATCGAAAGCCTCCTCGCCGATTCGCGGGCGGTTCCCGGCTCGAAACGGGTCGTCATCACGTTCGGCGAATCGGTCATCAAGTTCATCGCGCCCGACCGTTTCAAGGGATACCTCATCCCGCCGGAGCTCAAATTCCGCATCCTCGAGAACTGCGGCTTCGAGTACTGCCTCTCCATGAATTTCCGCGAAGTTTCGGGTATCCCGTCGGACGAATTCCTCGACCTCCTCTGCCGGAGCTTCGGAAATATGACCCTCTATGTGGGGTATAATTTCCGTTTCGGCAAGGGCAACACCGGGGATAACGATTTCCTGCGGGCGGAGGCGAGAAAGCGGGGGTTCACGCTTCGCGTATTCGACCGGCAGGAGATCAACGATACCGCCATCCATTCGACCGTCATCCGCGACCTCGTGATGGGGGGGCGTGTCGACGAGGCGGCGGAACTCCTCGGGCGGCCGTATATGATCCACTCCCGTAAGATACACGGCGACCGTATCGGCCGGACGATCGGCTTCCCCACCCTCAACCTCGCCATCAACGAGCAGGTGCTCCCCGCGATCGGCGTCTATTTTACCCTGCTGTACCTCGACGGCCGCCTGTATCCGTCGATGACCTATATCGGGACGCGCCCGTCCCTGCACGCGCACGACCTGCGTCTCGAGACCTATCTCCTCGATTTCGACGGGCATATCCCCGACGGGGAATACGCCCTGTTTTTCATCCGCAAGACGCGCGACGAACGCAGCGTCAGGAACCTCGAGGAACTGCATCGCCTGCTCGATCAGGACCTTCGGGAAATCCGCAACCTCGCCGCGCTCTATCACGAATCCACCCCGTTCATGGAAATTATCCTAAAAAGCCTGTAA